AGGACATGGTCATATCGGCCATATACGGGGGCGTTGTAGTGTCGTTTTCACAGGGCATTGTGGCGGGGTTGGTATTCTATTTTTTGGATGTTAAAGCACCGGTGCTTTTGGGTACGTTTACAGTTTTGATGTCATTTATACCGGGCGGCGCTGTAGCAGTGTGGGGAGTGGTGGATATTATACTTTTCCTTAACGGCTCCTACACTCACGGGATTATACTTTTGCTTGCAGGCATTTTTGGCATTAGCATGATTGACAACATTGTCCGGCCGATAATTGTAAGCGGGAGAACTAATGTGCCGGTGTTGATTATATTTTTTGCAGTCATTGGAGGCATCAAAGAGTTTGGAATGGTTGGGATAATAATGGGCCCTCTGGTGCTTGTGCTGTTCGTATCGCTTGTTGAAATTTTCAGAACAATTGAAGAGGAAAACGCAACCTGACAAGAAAACAAAAGTAGGTTGTAAGGGACAGGTAAAAATTATTTAACGGGGTTAGGAAATGGTTGTTAACTCTTTAAGTTTAATGGCCTCATCCTGTGTGTTCAGAGCATCAACGATTTCGTCAATTGCGCCCTCAAGAATAAGGTTTAGCTTGTGCAGAGTCAGACCGATTCTGTGGTCTGTTACCCGGTTTTGCGGAAAATTGTAAGTTCTTATGCGTTCACTTCGGTCGCCTGTACCGACCTGAGATTTTCTGTTGTCAGCGCGTTCTTTCTCTATCTTTTCCAGCTCCATATCATAAAGCCTCGAACGGAGAACTTTCATCGCCCGTAATTTGTTTTTAAGCTGAGAACGCTCATCCTGGCACTGCACTGTTACACCTGTTGGGATGTGGACAATTCTGATTGCCGAATATGTGGTGTTGACTCCCTGGCCGCCTGGGCCTGAGGAGCAAAACGTATCGACTCTTAAATCCTTTTCATCAATCTTAAAATCTATCTCCTCAGCCTCCGGCAGCACTGCTACAGTGGCAGCCGAGGTGTGAATCCTGCCCGATGCCTCAGTCACCGGCACCCTTTGTACTCTGTGCACGCCGCTTTCGTATTTTAGGCGGCTATAAGCGCCCTTGCCAGATATTCCTGCAACCATCTCGCGGTTGCCGCCCAGTCCTGTCGGGTTAGAGTCTATAACGTCCACTTTCCAGTTCCTGCCCTCAGCGTAACGGCTGTACATTCTGAATAAATCTGTGACAAAGAGGGCTGCCTCCTCGCCGCCCGTGCCTGCCCGTATTTCAAGCACCACACTTCTTTCATCGCGTGGGTCCTTAGGCAACAGCATGAGTTTAAGATTATTTTCAAGCTCAGGCCTCTTTACCCTTAGCTCCTCTAATTCATCTTTAGCCAGTTCCTTGAAATCATCATCCGAAGCACTCCGAAGCACCTCCTCAGCCTCCTCTATATCAGAAAGCACCTTTTTATATTCCGTGATTTTTCCTACTATTGGCTCAAGATCGGAACACTCCTTTGAATACTTAAGGGAATCCTTGTGGGATGCCATCACCTCAGGCTCGGCAAGCTTACTGCGTAGCTCCTCATACCGTGTCTCTATGCTTTTAAGTTTATCGAGCATTAATCGCTCCGCCAGTTTCCGGCAGTACCTCTAAAAGAGCGCGCAGAGCTACCTCAACCTGTGAGTCATCAGGCTCCTTTGTTGTTATGCGCTGCAGAAGCAGCCCCGGTGCTATCAAAAACCGTATTAACGGATTTGAACTCATTTTAGCTGATAATCTGAGAGTTTCATAAGAAATTCCGGCTATCAACGGTATCATAACCACTCTTGAGGCAAATTTCATATAAAAACTCCACTCTTTTGGTATCAATGAGAAAATCAGTATGCTCATAATCATAACTATAAACAGAAAACTGGTGCCGCATCGAGGATGATGTGTGCCAAATGGCCGTATCTCATCGAGCGTCATACCGGTTTTTGCCTCATACGCAAAGATAACTTTGTGCTCGGCACCGTGATACTCAAAAATTCTGCGCATATCTTTCCACAAGCTGACACCATAGACATAGATGATGAAAAACACCACTCTTACCACTCCATCCACAGCGTTAAACACAAAGGAGCTGTCATTAACGGCTGGCACAAAAACTCCCATCGCTTTGGTCAGATACAAAGGGAGATAGAGAAACATCCCTATTGCAAGCACAAAAGCACTGACCATGGTAAGCAGCATAGACAGAGGTGAGATCGGTTTATCGTCACCCTCATAAGCCTTAGCGGCTGAGTACTCAATTGCCTTTATGCCAAGGACAAGGGACTGCAAAAGAGCCACAACCCCGCGTAGCACGGGCAATTTGAGGAGCTTTGGTAAAGGCTTAAGTTGCTCCTTCTTAACATGAATCTCCCCTTTAGGATCCCGCACGGCAACCGACCACAGATCCTTTGATTTCATCATCACGCCCTCAATAACAGCCTGACCGCCTATTTTCATATGTGTGTACCGCTATTTTTTTGTAGTTGCGTACTTCCTCCTGAATTTCTCCACACGCCCTTCGGCATCTACGATTTTTTGTTTACCTGTGTAAAACGGATGACAGGCGGAACAGATATCCACTGTTATTGTTGGCCGTGTTGACCTTGTCTCAAAAGTACTGCCACAGGCACACGCCACCTTCGCTACATTGTACTTCGGATGTATTCCTTCTTTCAACTTATTAATACCTCCACAAGAATTTTTCCAACCATTATTGTAACACATTTATTGTTAAAAGTAAATAAAAAGGGAAAGGACTCTGTCCTTTCCCTTAGACCCCTACCTGCAAGGGAGCCAGCTCCCTTGCAGGTAGGTTTTGTTGAAGCGATTTTTATATGTAGGGGCTGCCCCCTGTGGCTGCCCAGATTAAAGAATTTTTTAACCGGCGTTCCGCCGCTTAAAAAGTTTCAATGAGAGCTCCGCCCTCAAAACAGACGAGCAGATTAAAAAAATTTAATTACTAACTACTGTTCCGAAAGAAAATCCAGTAATGACCCAGTGGAAATGTTATTACCGCTGTATCTGGTATTATAACTCAAAATACTCTCTTATGGCATTAATGCCCTTTGTTGCTATCTCTATGGGCGGGGTTATAAGAGGGTTATCTTTGACGTTAAAATGTTTAAGGTTTTTAAGATTTCCAATCTCGGGGGGAAGCTGCGTTAGTTGGTTTCTACCAATATTAAGAATTTGCAAGTTAGTGAGGTTTCCAATTTCTGGAAAGAGCTGTCTTAGTTGGTTACTAGAAATAGAAAGCGTTTGCAAGTTAGTGAGGTTTCCAATTTCTGGAGAGAGTTGCCTTAGCTGGTTATTCTCTATCCAAAGTATTTTTAAGTTATTAAGATTTCCAATCTCGGTGGGCAGCTCATTTAGTTGGTTGTTATGAATATCAAGGTGTTGCAAGTTAGCGAGGTTTCCAATCTCAGGGGGAAGCTGCCTTAGTTGATTGTTATAAATATAAAGAAATTGCAAGTTAGTGAGGTTTCCAATTTCTGGAGAGAGTTGCCTTAGCTGGTTATTCTCTATCCAAAGTATTTTTAAGTTATTAAGATTTCCAATTTCGGGGGGCAGCTCATTTAGTTGGTTGTTATCAATATCAAGGTGTTGCAAGTTAGCGAGGTTTCCAATCTCAGGGGGAAGCTCATTTAGTTGGTTGTCAGAAATAGAAAGTGTTTGTAAGTTATTAAGATTTCCAATCTCAGGGGGAAGCTCATTTAGTTGGTTGTCAGATATAACAAGTGTTTGTAAGTTATTAAGATTTCCAAGCTCAGGGGAGAGCTGCGTTAGTTGGTTCTTAGATATAACAAGTGCTCGTAAGTTAATGAGTTTTCCTATCTCTAAGGGAAGCTGCTTTAGTCGGTTCTTAGAAATATCAAGAAATTGCAAGTTAATGAGTTTTCCTATCTCTGGTGGAAGGCTTGCGATTTCTTTATCTGATAAGTCTAACTCAGTTGCATTGTCTTCATATGCTTTATTGATTACTTCTAATAGTTCGTTTTCATTCATTTTTCCCAAGCCCCCTTAAATATAGTACTGTTATACCACGTTATTACGATCCAGACGTTGAGATGGTCTTTGACAGAATGCTCCTAAGCAGAAGTAGCGCTTTCTTTGCCGATTCAAATCGTACTCTTTCCCTGTCTCCCGGAAACTGGCAAGTCAGAACCTCCTCCTGTCCATTAGAACTTTTAACAGCAAAACATACCTGTCCGACCGGTTTTTCATTGCTGCCTCCGCCTGGACCGGCTACTCCAGTTACTGATACACTCAGGGATGCTCCCGTAAGCTCCATTACCCCTCTTACCATCTCAAGAGCGGTCTCAGAGCTTACTGCCCCGTGGTTTTTTAAAGTTTCGGATGAAACACCAAGCACCTTCTGCTTTAAGGCATTACTATAGGCAACAACTCCTCCCAAAAAAACCTGAGAGCTGCCGGATATGGCCGTTAAAAACCCTGCTATCATTCCTCCTGTGCATGACTCGGCTGTTGATATGGTGATTCCCTTTTTAAGCGCATCACTTATAATGTCGCTACAGAGCGCAATTACATTTTCTACCTCTTCTTTAGGTATGCCTGAAATCATTGTTTACCTCCAGATATTCTTCTCAGATTATTCATAGCTGATATATAATAAGGATCTATGGAAAGGGCTTTCTTAAAGTAAATCTCGGCACCTTTTATGTCTCCCTTTGACATAAGGATAACACCCAGTCCGTTATAAACGTAAGGGGAGTTGGGGCGCAAATTATCTGCAATGGTATAATTAAATATAGCTTCATCGAATTTTCCCATACGGACATACACATTGGCCAAATTTACGTATGCAGGAGGATAATTCCTCTCTATCAGGATTGATTTTGACAGCACTATTTCAGCCTCATCATACATTTTCCTTGTCATATAGGCTGCGCCAAGGTTACTGAGAGCTATGTAGTTATTGTGCGTCACCTCGATTGCGTGCTCAAAGAGCTTTATGTCAGTTTTCCAGAAACTAACCTGTTTGTGCGCTGTGAAGGTAAGAAATATGGTGATTCCTGCAAATACTGCTGCAACTATAATCTTTCGTACTTTGTCTGAAAATACAGGAACTGCCATAGCTGCCGCTAAAAAAAGTCCAACTGACGGGATATATGTGTATCTGTCAGCCATAGATTGCGATCCCACCTGCACAAGACCTATTACCGGCACAAGAGTACCTGCAAACCAAAACCAGCCTGTAAAAAATGCCGGCGCTTTTTTAGCATAAATTATAACTAATGCTGTCATAGTTACAAAAAATGAGATTGCTATTAAAGTCTTAACTATTGGCGCCGGACGCTCTATCGTGTATATGGCTGCCATGTTTGTTGGATACACCAGCTTTACGAAATATGACAAATACGCAATAAAGGCATTTTTTAGGCGATCATCAATCGGCAGGTATTCAAGCTTTGCCATAACTTCACCGGTGTTTTGAGCATAAAACGTCACAACGGAGAAAATGGCAGAAAGGACAAACATCGGAATTTTCTCGGTAACTAACGGTAAAAGCTGTTTAAACCCACGCTCAGATTGAAATCTCCGAAGAGGCCAATAATCAAGCAGCAACAGCGCAAATGGCAGCGTTACGGCCATAGGTTTTGACATCAGGGCAAACGCATACAGAGCCGTTGTAAGAACCAGAAACGCCCTCTTACGGCTCTGTGCATAATGGCTATAGGAAAGCATTGTCAGTATCCAGAAAAATCCGCAAAGCACGTCCTTTCGTTCAGCCACCCAGGCTACCGACTCAACGTGCATTGGGGTAACGGCAAACATCACAGAGACAAACGCTGCTCTCCACTGTGAAGCAAGGAGTTTGCTGAATAATATAAACAACAAAACGGCATTAAACAAGTGCAAGATCAGATTTGTGAAATGATGTCCTCCGGGTTTAAGTCCATACAGTTGCACATCAATCATATGCGTAATAAGGGTCAGCGGGAGCCAATTGTTGTCAACTATTGTGGTAAATGCCCACTTTATGTTTTCAACACTTAAGCCTTTCATTACATGGATATTCTGCGCCACGTACTTTGGGTCGTCATAGTTTATGAAATCAAAATCTTTTACCTGAATGTATATAAAAAGCGTAAGAGCAATTGTGGTTAGGACGATTATATCAGATACTTCAAGCGGAAACCACCTGTGTTTTGTTATTTGTACAGTTTCAGTGTTTTGCATTTTTGTTTCCCATTTCTTTTATTTTACTTTGTGCAGCCTCTAAATTTTCACGGGCTATGCTGAAATACGGATTTAAGTTAAGAGCCATTATAAAACTCCTCTTAGCATCCACTGCTTTTCCCTCTGCCATATAGGCCATACCCATCCCGTTTAACGCCGTATAAAGCAGCGGGTTTTTCTTTATCGCCTCGTTATAATAATAAATAGCGTCCGTAATATGGTTTTCGTTTAACAGTACGAATGCAAGGTTTATGTGAGATTGCACATAATCAGGGTTTATTCTTATAGCCTCACTGAGGTACTGTTTAGAAAGTGAAAAATTCCCCCTTAAAGCATAAGCTGTGCCAATGTTGTACAGTGCCACATAGTTACCCTGAGTAACCTGTGCAGCGTGTCCAAACAGTGTGAAATCATCTTTCCAGTAATGTACCTGTTTTTTAGAAACCACGCTAAAAATTATTACAACAAGGGTTATAGCTAAAAACAGCATAGCTGTTTGCCTGCTGGTTTTTGGTTTAGGGAGTGACATAGAGAGCATAATGAAAAGCCCAATGTACGGGATATAAGTGTATCTGTCTGCCATTGAATGAAGCCCTATCTGAACAACTCCTGCTACCGGAAACAGTGTGCCAAGATAAAATAACCAACCTGTCAAAAGCCACGGGGATTTTTTCACATTCTTTAGTGAAACTATAGTTACAATGGCTAATACTGCTACCGATAAAAGAACATGGCTGAGGGGAATGGCTTTTTGAAGCGGATACAGAGGTGAAAGGCCATGTGGGTAAAACATTATATAAACATATTTTACATACGTTACAATAGCATTTTTAAGCCTTAGGACAAGAGGGATCGCCTCAAAGGGTTCATCTGAGCCAATCTGAATCCTGTAGGTAATAAAACTCGATACAGCCGAGAAAATAAAAAATGGAATTTTCTCTGCAATAAGCCAAAATAACGATCTACCTTCATTAGCGGTGCTTGTGAAATTAAAGCGCCTGAGCGGCCAGAAATCAAACAGTAGAAGCACAAAAGGAAATGTGACAGCCATAGGTTTTGACATCAGTGACAGTACAAAAAAACACAGAGCACAAAGATATCTTTTAGTGTGGGGCTTTTTAGCATACAAAACATATGAAAGCAGGGCAAGCATCCAGAAAAGCGTACTCAGCACGTCCTTTCTTTCGGAAATCCATGCGACAGATTCCACATGCGCCGGGTGAACGGCAAACAGGGCTGCAGTAAAAGCGCTCGCAATTAAATTACCGGTCATTAGCTGCACAATTACAAAGAGAAGTATTGAGCTTGCTGTGTGGAGTATTATGTTTGTTATATGATGTCCGCCAATGTTGCTGCCATAGAGGGACACATCTGTCATGTGTGATATAAGAGTAAGCGGAAGCCAGTTGCTGTCAACAATTGCCGTAGCTACCCACATTAACGAATGGCGGTTCAAACCCGACAGAACAATACGGTTTTGGCTTACATAGAGGTTATCGTCATAGTCAACAAATCCAAAGTGCGTAGCCTCGGAATATATAATTAATATTGCCGTAATCAGAAAAAAGCAAACTGCTGTCTTAGTATAAACTGAGCGTTCCATCACTTATATTATCACTTTTCTAAGATCTATTAATTATACCAATTATTGGATACTTTCTTTTTTCGAAACCCTGACATTTTTAGATTAGCACTACAATAATAATAAAAAATTTTTAGATATTTTTTTTAGCTCAATTTATGATATTGTTTTTATGCAGGGGTTAGTAACTTAAGTCACGATGAAACGCCACAAAAAACAGCTATTGAAGGAGGTACAATAATGGCATTTTCAAGGAGAGAGTTTATAAAAAGAGCTGCTGCCGTGTTTGCTGCAACAACATGTGGTATAGCAGTGCCGGCTGAGCTTCTTGCTGAGGCAAAAAGCACGGAGGCTAAGTGGAAATGGGATAAAGCCGTGTGCCGCTTCTGTGGTACCGGATGCGGCATAATGGTAGCTGTAAGTAACGACAAGGTGGTAGCCGTCAAAGGTGATATCAATGCACCTGTTAACAAGGGATTAAACTGTATAAAGGGATACTTTAACGCAAAAATTATGTACGGAGCAGACAGGTTGTCGGAACCCCTTATGAGGATTAATGAAAAAGGACAGTTCGATAAAAAAGCCAATTTCAAACCGGTTACTTGGAAACGTGCCTTTGACGAAATGGAAACACAGTTTAAGAAGCACTACAACACGCTGGGGCCTGATGGTATCGCTATTTTTGGCTCCGGACAGTACACAATTATGGAGGGTGTGGCTGCGGTAAAACTGATTAAAGCAGGTTTCAGGAGTAATAACATAGACCCCAATGCACGCCACTGTATGGCATCAGCCGTGGTCGGCTTCATGCAGTCATTTGGAATTGACGAACCTGCCGGTAACTACGACGACATGCACCACGCTGATTCCATAGTCCTGTGGGGGGCAAACATGGCAGAAATGCACCCAATTTTATGGTCTAAAATAACCGATAGAAAATTAAGTGACAGAAAGAATATAAAGATTGTCAATCTCTCCACATATACAAACCGATGCTCAAATATTGCCGATCTGGAGATTATATTTAAGCCAAATACTGACCTTGCAATCTTAAACTATATAGCCAGAGAAATAGTGTACAACCACCCAGAGGCCATAGACCAGGAGTTTGTGAGTAATAACTGTGCTTTTGTAACCGGCCCGGTAGATATTGGCTATGGCATGAGAAACAACCCAAAGCATCCGTCGTTTGACCCTAAAGAGCAGGATACGGTTGCCAAAGAGGTATCCAAAGTAATTTCCGAAAATGAGGCGACAGCGCTTTCTGCTCTTGGTATAAAAGCAGGGGACACGATGGAGATGAAAAACACAAACAACGCTATGAAGCACTGGGTAATAAGTTTTGAGGATTTCAAAAAAGGCCTTGAACCATACACTCTCGACTATACGGCAAAACTTGCCAAGGGCAGGTCAGACGAATCACTGGAGGATTTTAAGAAAAAACTACAGGCATTGGTAAATATATATACGGAAAAAGGGGGAAAGGTCACAAGCTACTGGACGATGGGCTTTAACCAGCACATAAGGGGTTCATGGGTTAACGAGCAGATCTATACC
The genomic region above belongs to Nitrospirota bacterium and contains:
- the prfA gene encoding peptide chain release factor 1, with the translated sequence MLDKLKSIETRYEELRSKLAEPEVMASHKDSLKYSKECSDLEPIVGKITEYKKVLSDIEEAEEVLRSASDDDFKELAKDELEELRVKRPELENNLKLMLLPKDPRDERSVVLEIRAGTGGEEAALFVTDLFRMYSRYAEGRNWKVDVIDSNPTGLGGNREMVAGISGKGAYSRLKYESGVHRVQRVPVTEASGRIHTSAATVAVLPEAEEIDFKIDEKDLRVDTFCSSGPGGQGVNTTYSAIRIVHIPTGVTVQCQDERSQLKNKLRAMKVLRSRLYDMELEKIEKERADNRKSQVGTGDRSERIRTYNFPQNRVTDHRIGLTLHKLNLILEGAIDEIVDALNTQDEAIKLKELTTIS
- a CDS encoding DUF1385 domain-containing protein; its protein translation is MKIGGQAVIEGVMMKSKDLWSVAVRDPKGEIHVKKEQLKPLPKLLKLPVLRGVVALLQSLVLGIKAIEYSAAKAYEGDDKPISPLSMLLTMVSAFVLAIGMFLYLPLYLTKAMGVFVPAVNDSSFVFNAVDGVVRVVFFIIYVYGVSLWKDMRRIFEYHGAEHKVIFAYEAKTGMTLDEIRPFGTHHPRCGTSFLFIVMIMSILIFSLIPKEWSFYMKFASRVVMIPLIAGISYETLRLSAKMSSNPLIRFLIAPGLLLQRITTKEPDDSQVEVALRALLEVLPETGGAINAR
- the rpmE gene encoding 50S ribosomal protein L31 — encoded protein: MKEGIHPKYNVAKVACACGSTFETRSTRPTITVDICSACHPFYTGKQKIVDAEGRVEKFRRKYATTKK
- a CDS encoding leucine-rich repeat domain-containing protein, translated to MNENELLEVINKAYEDNATELDLSDKEIASLPPEIGKLINLQFLDISKNRLKQLPLEIGKLINLRALVISKNQLTQLSPELGNLNNLQTLVISDNQLNELPPEIGNLNNLQTLSISDNQLNELPPEIGNLANLQHLDIDNNQLNELPPEIGNLNNLKILWIENNQLRQLSPEIGNLTNLQFLYIYNNQLRQLPPEIGNLANLQHLDIHNNQLNELPTEIGNLNNLKILWIENNQLRQLSPEIGNLTNLQTLSISSNQLRQLFPEIGNLTNLQILNIGRNQLTQLPPEIGNLKNLKHFNVKDNPLITPPIEIATKGINAIREYFEL
- a CDS encoding CinA family protein, which produces MISGIPKEEVENVIALCSDIISDALKKGITISTAESCTGGMIAGFLTAISGSSQVFLGGVVAYSNALKQKVLGVSSETLKNHGAVSSETALEMVRGVMELTGASLSVSVTGVAGPGGGSNEKPVGQVCFAVKSSNGQEEVLTCQFPGDRERVRFESAKKALLLLRSILSKTISTSGS
- a CDS encoding tetratricopeptide repeat protein; translation: MQNTETVQITKHRWFPLEVSDIIVLTTIALTLFIYIQVKDFDFINYDDPKYVAQNIHVMKGLSVENIKWAFTTIVDNNWLPLTLITHMIDVQLYGLKPGGHHFTNLILHLFNAVLLFILFSKLLASQWRAAFVSVMFAVTPMHVESVAWVAERKDVLCGFFWILTMLSYSHYAQSRKRAFLVLTTALYAFALMSKPMAVTLPFALLLLDYWPLRRFQSERGFKQLLPLVTEKIPMFVLSAIFSVVTFYAQNTGEVMAKLEYLPIDDRLKNAFIAYLSYFVKLVYPTNMAAIYTIERPAPIVKTLIAISFFVTMTALVIIYAKKAPAFFTGWFWFAGTLVPVIGLVQVGSQSMADRYTYIPSVGLFLAAAMAVPVFSDKVRKIIVAAVFAGITIFLTFTAHKQVSFWKTDIKLFEHAIEVTHNNYIALSNLGAAYMTRKMYDEAEIVLSKSILIERNYPPAYVNLANVYVRMGKFDEAIFNYTIADNLRPNSPYVYNGLGVILMSKGDIKGAEIYFKKALSIDPYYISAMNNLRRISGGKQ
- a CDS encoding glycosyltransferase family 39 protein, with the translated sequence MMERSVYTKTAVCFFLITAILIIYSEATHFGFVDYDDNLYVSQNRIVLSGLNRHSLMWVATAIVDSNWLPLTLISHMTDVSLYGSNIGGHHITNIILHTASSILLFVIVQLMTGNLIASAFTAALFAVHPAHVESVAWISERKDVLSTLFWMLALLSYVLYAKKPHTKRYLCALCFFVLSLMSKPMAVTFPFVLLLFDFWPLRRFNFTSTANEGRSLFWLIAEKIPFFIFSAVSSFITYRIQIGSDEPFEAIPLVLRLKNAIVTYVKYVYIMFYPHGLSPLYPLQKAIPLSHVLLSVAVLAIVTIVSLKNVKKSPWLLTGWLFYLGTLFPVAGVVQIGLHSMADRYTYIPYIGLFIMLSMSLPKPKTSRQTAMLFLAITLVVIIFSVVSKKQVHYWKDDFTLFGHAAQVTQGNYVALYNIGTAYALRGNFSLSKQYLSEAIRINPDYVQSHINLAFVLLNENHITDAIYYYNEAIKKNPLLYTALNGMGMAYMAEGKAVDAKRSFIMALNLNPYFSIARENLEAAQSKIKEMGNKNAKH